Proteins co-encoded in one Brassica oleracea var. oleracea cultivar TO1000 chromosome C4, BOL, whole genome shotgun sequence genomic window:
- the LOC106338397 gene encoding uncharacterized protein LOC106338397, with amino-acid sequence MIASAIKTLSNLKPKLSNAEWNWFTEHPQFRHIFHMKSENNHMVQGMWMLLLRTAGCERRREVWFIVNGVAIRYGLREHGLISGLFCHNYPLGYKKLGGTKFVDRHFKEGELRSWTQG; translated from the exons ATGATAGCTAGTGCGATTAAGACACTAAGCAATCTAAAACCGAAGCTGTCTAACGCGGAGTGGAACTGGTTCACGGAGCATCCTCAATTCAGACACATTTTCCACATGAAAAGCGAGAACAACCACATGGTTCAGGGAATGTGGATGTTGTTGCTGCGTACTGCCGGTTGCGAGAGGCGGAGAGAAGTGTGGTTCATTGTGAATGGCGTTGCCATCCGTTATGGGCTGAGGGAACACGGTTTGATATCTGGGCTATTCTGCCACAACTATCCTCTCGGCTACAAAAAGCTTGGTGGGACAAAGTTCGTTGATCGACATTTCAAAGAAGGAGAACTTAGAAG TTGGACACAAGGCTAA
- the LOC106342799 gene encoding serine/threonine-protein kinase CDL1-like, which translates to MMKFCPCFSNPQQLPNSPRDSFDEGLTGYRGHSNKLFALFTFRSRGKGSSRQKYITEEIKKYGNVKSSGKIFKLKELIAATDNFSMACMIGEGGFGRVYKGFLTSLNQVVAVKRLDRNGLQGTREFFAEVMVLSLAQHQNLVNLIGYCVEDDQRVLVYEFMPNGSLEDHLFDLPEGAPSLDWFTRMKIVHGAAKGLEYLHDYADPPVIYRDVKASNILLQSDFNSKLSDFGLARLGPTEGKDHVSTRVMGTYGYCAPEYAMTGQLTAKSDVYSFGVVLLEVISGRRTIDGDKPTEEQNLISWAEPLLKDRRMFTRIVDPNLKGNYPLKGLHQALAIATMCLQEEAETRPFMGDVVTALEFLARPIEVVDDTTNTDTTNTDTTTPAPVSVTQTSSPDP; encoded by the exons ATGATGAAGTTTTGTCCTTGTTTCAGCAATCCACAACAACTACCTAACTCGCCTAGAGATTCATTTGATGAAGGTCTTACAGGTTATAGAGGCCATAGCAATAAGCTTTTTGCTCTCTTCACCTTTCGCTCACGCGGAAAAG GAAGCTCTAGGCAGAAGTACATAACGGAAGAGATAAAGAAATATGGTAACGTGAAATCAAGCGGCAAAATCTTCAAGCTCAAGGAACTAATAGCTGCAACAGACAATTTCAGCATGGCGTGTATGATTGGAGAAGGCGGTTTTGGAAGAGTCTACAAAGGCTTTCTCACCAGCCTCAATCAG GTAGTGGCTGTAAAGAGACTTGACCGGAATGGGTTGCAAGGAACAAGGGAGTTCTTTGCAGAAGTGATGGTATTGAGTCTTGCTCAACATCAAAACCTTGTCAATCTCATTGGCTATTGTGTTGAAGACGACCAACGAGTCCTCGTTTATGAATTCATGCCTAATGGGTCTTTGGAAGATCATTTATTCG ACTTGCCGGAAGGGGCACCTAGTCTGGACTGGTTCACGAGAATGAAGATAGTGCACGGTGCAGCTAAAGGGCTCGAGTACTTGCACGACTATGCAGATCCTCCTGTGATCTACCGCGATGTCAAAGCTTCAAACATATTGCTGCAATCGGATTTCAACTCGAAGCTATCGGACTTCGGCTTAGCTAGGCTTGGACCAACTGAAGGCAAAGATCATGTGTCCACTAGAGTCATGGGAACATACGGATACTGTGCTCCTGAATACGCGATGACCGGTCAACTCACTGCTAAATCCGACGTCTACAGTTTTGGTGTTGTCCTCCTTGAGGTTATATCCGGGAGACGAACTATTGATGGGGATAAACCAACCGAAGAACAAAACTTGATCTCTTGG GCGGAGCCATTGTTGAAAGATAGGAGAATGTTTACACGGATTGTGGATCCGAATCTAAAGGGGAATTACCCATTAAAAGGATTGCATCAAGCTCTAGCAATTGCAACAATGTGTTTGCAAGAAGAAGCAGAGACTAGGCCATTCATGGGAGATGTGGTCACAGCACTAGAGTTCTTGGCTAGGCCTATAGAGGTTGTTGATGATACTACTAATACTGATACTACTAATACTGACACTACTACTCCTGCTCCTGTTTCTGTTACTCAGACATCATCACCTGATCCATAG